A single Paraburkholderia sp. D15 DNA region contains:
- a CDS encoding alpha/beta hydrolase family protein — translation MNHARALWLVLMLFVTTPAWAFQARVVAIPSAAMHKTLEATVVLPDQYRRGKASDRFPVVYLLHGSGGDYTDWTANSHIGKLADRYHVILVMPDGGHESWYIDSPVDPRSRYETYVGTEVVGYIDAHFRTIATREGRAITGLSMGGFGALHIALDRPDEFGAAGSISGAVDPRGCEDEPGIDDVFGDPARHADFWNNEAIVANARTFGNAHIALTIDCGVNDSLVQSNRTLHARLVELGVPHDYAERPGGHTWTYWSNAVKYQVLFFAGGFRRSGSVAA, via the coding sequence ATGAATCATGCGCGTGCGTTGTGGCTCGTTCTGATGCTGTTCGTTACGACTCCCGCGTGGGCGTTCCAGGCGCGGGTCGTCGCCATTCCGAGCGCGGCGATGCACAAGACGCTCGAAGCGACGGTGGTGCTGCCCGATCAATACCGGCGCGGCAAGGCAAGCGACCGTTTTCCGGTCGTCTATCTCCTGCACGGCTCGGGCGGCGACTACACCGACTGGACCGCGAATTCGCATATCGGCAAACTCGCCGACCGTTATCACGTGATTCTGGTGATGCCGGACGGCGGTCACGAGAGCTGGTATATCGACAGTCCGGTCGATCCGCGCAGCCGCTATGAAACCTATGTGGGAACGGAAGTGGTCGGCTATATCGACGCGCATTTCCGCACCATCGCCACGCGCGAAGGCCGCGCGATCACCGGCTTGAGCATGGGCGGTTTCGGCGCGCTGCATATCGCCCTGGACCGGCCCGACGAATTCGGCGCGGCGGGCAGCATCAGCGGCGCGGTGGACCCGCGCGGCTGCGAGGACGAGCCGGGCATCGACGACGTATTCGGCGACCCGGCCCGGCACGCGGACTTCTGGAACAACGAGGCGATCGTGGCGAACGCCCGCACCTTCGGCAATGCGCATATCGCGTTGACGATCGATTGCGGGGTGAACGACTCGCTCGTGCAATCGAACCGGACGCTGCACGCGCGCCTGGTCGAACTCGGCGTGCCGCACGACTACGCGGAGCGGCCCGGCGGCCATACGTGGACTTACTGGTCCAATGCCGTGAAATACCAGGTGCTGTTTTTTGCCGGCGGCTTCCGCCGCAGCGGCAGCGTCGCGGCTTGA
- a CDS encoding aldo/keto reductase has protein sequence MDYRYLGRSALKVSPLCLGAMMFGGETDEATSTRIIDKAYDQGINFIDTADVYHAGRSEEIVGRAIASRRDDWVVATKFGYPASADAGPNRQGQSRKWIMQSVEASLKRLGTDYIDVLYFHRALTDAPLEEGVRAIGDLLRQGKIRYYGVSNFRGWRIAEIVRLADQLGIDRPVASEPLYNLVDRTAEVEQLPAAHHYGLGVVPYSPLARGVLSGKYALDAPPPADSRAGRGDKRIAQTEWRPESLHIARTIADHAARRGTTSIAFALAWVLKNRLISSTIAGPRTEAQWDGYRDALTLQLNADDEALVDGLVAPGHASTPGYTDPGYPVEGRRVV, from the coding sequence ATGGATTACCGGTATCTGGGCCGCAGCGCCCTCAAAGTGTCGCCGCTGTGTCTCGGCGCGATGATGTTCGGCGGCGAGACCGACGAAGCGACGTCGACGCGCATCATCGACAAGGCGTACGACCAGGGCATCAATTTCATCGATACGGCGGACGTGTATCACGCCGGCCGTTCGGAGGAGATCGTCGGCCGGGCGATTGCGTCGCGTCGCGACGATTGGGTCGTGGCCACCAAGTTCGGCTACCCCGCCAGCGCCGATGCCGGCCCCAACCGGCAGGGGCAGTCGCGCAAGTGGATCATGCAGTCCGTCGAAGCGAGCCTGAAGCGGCTCGGCACCGACTATATCGACGTGCTGTATTTTCATCGGGCGTTGACCGATGCGCCGCTCGAAGAGGGCGTGCGCGCGATCGGCGATCTGCTCCGGCAAGGCAAGATCCGCTACTACGGCGTGTCGAATTTTCGCGGCTGGCGTATCGCCGAAATCGTGCGTCTCGCGGATCAACTGGGTATCGACCGGCCGGTGGCGAGCGAGCCGCTGTACAACCTCGTGGACCGTACGGCGGAAGTCGAGCAGTTGCCCGCCGCGCATCATTACGGTCTTGGCGTGGTGCCCTACAGTCCGCTCGCGCGAGGCGTGCTGAGCGGCAAGTACGCGCTCGACGCGCCGCCGCCCGCCGACTCGCGCGCGGGCCGTGGCGACAAGCGGATCGCGCAGACCGAGTGGCGGCCCGAGTCGTTGCATATCGCGCGGACCATCGCCGATCACGCGGCACGGCGCGGCACGACCTCGATTGCGTTCGCGCTCGCCTGGGTGCTGAAAAACCGCTTGATCAGCAGCACGATTGCCGGTCCGCGCACCGAAGCGCAATGGGATGGGTATCGGGATGCACTGACGCTGCAACTGAACGCCGACGACGAGGCGCTGGTGGATGGTCTCGTTGCGCCTGGGCATGCATCGACGCCGGGCTATACGGACCCGGGCTATCCCGTCGAGGGACGGCGCGTGGTTTGA
- a CDS encoding carboxymuconolactone decarboxylase family protein, whose protein sequence is MTNVSDTARKAFGDIAPALADYTDKVLFGEVWQRPGLSPRERSLVTVASLVALYRQNELPFHLGKALDNGVSRDELIELITHLAFYSGWPTASTALGVARQVFAARDA, encoded by the coding sequence ATGACGAACGTATCCGACACCGCACGCAAGGCGTTCGGCGATATCGCGCCGGCACTCGCGGACTACACCGACAAGGTGCTGTTCGGCGAGGTCTGGCAGCGTCCGGGGTTGTCTCCACGCGAGCGCAGTCTCGTGACGGTGGCCAGTCTCGTCGCGCTGTATCGCCAGAACGAATTGCCGTTTCATCTGGGCAAGGCGCTCGATAACGGCGTATCGCGCGACGAGCTGATCGAGTTGATCACGCATCTGGCGTTCTACTCGGGTTGGCCGACGGCCAGCACGGCGCTCGGCGTCGCGCGTCAGGTCTTCGCGGCACGGGACGCTTAA
- a CDS encoding LysR family transcriptional regulator, with the protein MARDNLNDLLAFLAVARERSFTKAAAQLGVSQSALSHTIRGLETRLGLRLLTRTTRSVAPTPAGERLLTTVGPRFDEIDEELAALRELRDKPAGTIRITSDEYAATSLLQPKLAQLLPGYPDIRIELVVDYGLTDIVAQRYDVGIRLGDQVAKDMIAVRIAPDMRMAVVGAPTYFVKRKRPKTPQDLTEHNCINLRLPTYGGLYAWEFEKAGRELQVRVDGQLVCNGTQQMLDAALSGCGLAYVPEALALPHVAAGRLKALLNDWCPTFPGYHLYYPSRRQSSRALAVLIDALRYRP; encoded by the coding sequence ATGGCACGCGACAATCTGAACGACCTGCTGGCTTTTCTCGCGGTGGCGCGCGAGCGCAGTTTCACGAAAGCGGCCGCGCAACTGGGCGTGTCGCAATCGGCACTGAGTCACACGATCCGCGGACTCGAAACGCGGCTCGGCCTGCGCCTGCTCACCCGCACGACGCGCAGCGTCGCCCCGACGCCGGCCGGCGAGCGGCTGCTGACGACCGTCGGACCGCGCTTCGATGAAATCGACGAAGAACTCGCCGCATTGCGCGAGTTGCGCGACAAGCCGGCCGGCACGATCCGCATCACGAGCGACGAATATGCGGCCACCAGCCTGCTGCAACCGAAGCTGGCGCAACTGCTGCCCGGCTATCCGGACATCCGGATCGAACTGGTGGTGGATTACGGTCTGACCGATATCGTCGCGCAACGCTACGACGTCGGCATCCGCCTCGGCGATCAAGTGGCGAAAGACATGATCGCGGTACGCATCGCGCCCGATATGCGCATGGCGGTGGTCGGCGCGCCCACGTACTTCGTAAAGCGCAAACGGCCCAAAACGCCGCAGGATCTGACGGAGCACAACTGCATCAACTTGCGGCTACCGACCTACGGCGGTCTGTACGCGTGGGAATTCGAAAAGGCCGGGCGCGAACTGCAGGTGCGGGTCGATGGACAACTCGTGTGCAACGGCACGCAGCAGATGCTCGACGCCGCCCTGTCCGGCTGCGGCCTCGCCTACGTGCCCGAAGCGCTGGCACTGCCGCATGTCGCCGCGGGGCGGCTGAAGGCGCTGCTCAACGACTGGTGCCCGACGTTCCCCGGCTACCACCTGTACTACCCGAGCCGCCGCCAATCTTCGCGCGCGCTCGCGGTGCTGATCGACGCGTTGCGTTACCGGCCCTAG
- a CDS encoding aldo/keto reductase family oxidoreductase has product MSNSTFAETFALAGRSVRRMGYGAMQLAGPGVFGPPKDRAAAVAVLREALAAGVDHIDTSDFYGPHVTNQIIREALHPYPDDLTIVTKIGAIRDDKGGWLPAFEPAQIERGVHDNLRNLGLDVLDVVNLRVMGSIHEPSEGSIGKDVEVLAGLQQRGLIRHIGLSNVTAAQIAEAQRVTDVVCVQNHYNLVHRDDDALIDDLARQGIAYVPFFPLGGFTPIQSSSLSDIAARLKATPMQVALAWLLQRAPNILLIPGTSSVQHLRENLQAAQLTLGDEVRAELDAIGGAR; this is encoded by the coding sequence ATGTCGAATTCCACTTTCGCCGAGACGTTCGCGCTGGCCGGCCGCAGCGTGCGCCGCATGGGCTATGGCGCGATGCAACTGGCCGGCCCGGGCGTATTCGGGCCGCCGAAGGATCGCGCGGCGGCGGTCGCGGTGCTGCGCGAGGCGCTGGCCGCGGGCGTCGACCATATCGACACGAGCGACTTTTACGGGCCGCACGTGACCAACCAGATCATCCGCGAGGCGCTGCATCCATATCCGGACGACCTCACGATCGTCACCAAGATCGGCGCGATCCGCGACGATAAAGGCGGCTGGCTGCCGGCCTTCGAGCCGGCGCAGATCGAGCGCGGCGTGCACGACAATCTGCGCAATCTCGGCCTCGATGTGCTCGACGTCGTCAACCTGCGGGTCATGGGCAGTATTCACGAACCGTCGGAAGGATCGATCGGCAAGGATGTCGAAGTGCTCGCCGGACTGCAGCAGCGCGGTCTGATCCGCCATATCGGGTTGAGCAACGTGACGGCCGCGCAGATCGCCGAAGCCCAGCGCGTGACCGACGTGGTCTGCGTGCAGAACCACTACAACCTCGTGCATCGCGACGACGACGCGTTGATCGACGACCTCGCGCGCCAGGGTATTGCGTACGTGCCGTTCTTTCCGCTCGGGGGCTTCACGCCGATCCAGTCGAGCTCGCTGTCCGACATCGCCGCGCGGCTGAAGGCCACGCCGATGCAGGTCGCGCTCGCGTGGCTGCTGCAACGCGCGCCGAATATCCTGCTGATTCCGGGCACGTCGAGCGTTCAGCATCTGCGCGAAAACCTGCAGGCCGCGCAGTTGACGCTTGGCGACGAGGTTCGCGCCGAACTGGACGCGATCGGCGGCGCGCGCTAG
- a CDS encoding LysR family transcriptional regulator, whose amino-acid sequence MELNDLAAFVSVARAGGFRDAARSSGVSASSLSIAVRRLEAKLELRLLNRTTRSVAPTEAGLRLLEKLTPLFGEMEAALDVLNGFRDKPTGTLRLNVPSSAARIVLPTVIAPFLKTYPDIRIEIVVEDGFVDVLSIGCDAGIRYDERLEQDMIAVPIGPRVQRFATAASPAYLDARGRPRHPRELLEHACLRGQFSGGASPTWYFERAGELLQLNPSGPLLVRPGAAIDLAVSAAVAGLGVIHLFEEMLRPHLDSGALEPILEPWWQTFSGPFLYYPGRRHLPAPLRAFVDFLKASHEAGENG is encoded by the coding sequence ATGGAATTGAACGATCTCGCCGCCTTCGTTTCGGTGGCCCGTGCCGGCGGCTTTCGCGATGCGGCGCGCAGCAGCGGCGTGTCCGCGTCGAGTCTGAGTATCGCCGTGCGCCGTCTCGAAGCGAAGCTCGAACTGCGCCTGCTCAATCGCACCACGCGCAGCGTCGCGCCGACCGAGGCCGGCCTGCGTCTGCTGGAAAAACTCACGCCGCTATTCGGCGAAATGGAAGCCGCGCTGGACGTGCTCAACGGCTTTCGCGACAAACCGACCGGCACGCTCCGGCTCAACGTGCCGTCGAGCGCCGCGCGCATCGTGCTGCCCACGGTGATCGCGCCGTTCCTGAAGACGTATCCCGACATCCGCATCGAGATCGTCGTGGAAGACGGTTTCGTCGACGTGCTGTCGATCGGTTGCGACGCCGGTATCCGCTACGACGAACGGCTCGAACAGGACATGATCGCGGTGCCGATCGGCCCGCGCGTGCAGCGTTTCGCGACCGCCGCGTCGCCCGCCTATCTGGACGCGCGCGGCCGTCCGCGACATCCGCGTGAATTGCTGGAGCACGCGTGTCTGCGCGGTCAGTTTTCCGGCGGGGCGTCGCCCACGTGGTATTTCGAGCGCGCCGGCGAGCTGCTGCAACTGAACCCGTCCGGGCCGCTGCTGGTGCGGCCCGGCGCGGCGATCGACCTCGCGGTCAGCGCCGCGGTCGCCGGGCTGGGCGTGATTCATCTGTTCGAGGAGATGTTGCGCCCGCATCTGGACAGCGGTGCGTTGGAGCCGATTCTGGAACCGTGGTGGCAGACGTTTTCCGGGCCGTTTCTCTACTATCCGGGGCGCCGTCACCTGCCCGCGCCGCTCAGGGCGTTCGTCGATTTTCTGAAGGCCAGCCACGAGGCGGGGGAAAACGGCTGA
- a CDS encoding response regulator — translation MHSILLVDDEPEILTAWRLILENEGYEVGCASNGVDAVARVAAAMPAIPDLIVTDWMMPLMDGAELCRRLRAMPELAKVPILIHTAVPPPDGKGKHWDACLRKPVGAELFLTTVEQLCRQGH, via the coding sequence ATGCATTCAATCCTGTTAGTGGACGACGAGCCGGAAATTTTGACGGCCTGGCGGCTCATACTCGAAAACGAAGGTTACGAAGTCGGTTGCGCGAGCAACGGTGTGGACGCGGTCGCGCGGGTCGCGGCCGCGATGCCCGCGATTCCCGACCTGATCGTCACCGACTGGATGATGCCGCTCATGGACGGCGCGGAATTGTGCCGGCGCCTGCGGGCGATGCCGGAACTGGCCAAAGTGCCGATCCTGATCCATACCGCCGTGCCGCCGCCCGACGGCAAGGGCAAGCATTGGGATGCCTGCTTGCGCAAGCCGGTGGGCGCGGAACTGTTTTTGACCACCGTCGAGCAGCTGTGCCGCCAGGGGCACTGA
- a CDS encoding sensor histidine kinase, whose amino-acid sequence MAETLVSPLRNFAEFVRSERTRFTEQWMKAVFGDDELVEADKLTYQQLADHLPEILEGLCSALDLEDLERVEPVIERDARKHGNVRWRQGYRIEELVRELDLFHQVLADALDEFAERDRAFTRRHERRARRLIAEALSVVTLTSIKEVVSERDRKIDEYTGRLERANHELTLKQRLVGELYESRMQITRSVVHDLRNFLNAFSIALQLIGRAPAKADSALALANRQAVDMKQLVDQMVEYSVVLGDGAPLVAEPVDPRELFDELVASSRPSIEAKGLKLRTVFDPAVPTVISNRLKLKQIAVNLLSNATKYTRSGEIEFGFAMAGADHWSIRVADTGEGIALADADRVFDEFERAAGEDIPGTGLGLAIVKELCRVLNGQIDFVSRPGVGTTFDIRFPLVLQIDETQ is encoded by the coding sequence ATGGCCGAGACCCTTGTCAGCCCGCTGCGCAATTTCGCCGAATTCGTCCGCAGCGAACGGACCCGCTTCACCGAACAATGGATGAAAGCCGTTTTCGGCGACGACGAACTCGTCGAAGCGGACAAACTGACCTACCAGCAACTCGCCGACCATCTGCCGGAAATTCTCGAAGGGTTGTGCAGCGCACTCGATCTCGAAGACCTCGAACGGGTCGAGCCGGTCATCGAACGCGATGCGAGAAAACACGGCAACGTGCGCTGGCGCCAGGGCTACCGGATCGAGGAGCTGGTGCGCGAACTCGATCTGTTTCACCAGGTGCTCGCCGACGCACTGGACGAATTTGCCGAACGCGACCGCGCATTCACCCGGCGTCACGAGCGGCGCGCGCGCCGTCTGATCGCCGAGGCGCTCAGCGTGGTCACGCTCACGTCGATCAAGGAAGTGGTCAGCGAACGCGACCGCAAGATCGACGAATACACCGGCCGGCTCGAACGCGCGAATCACGAACTGACGCTGAAACAGCGGCTCGTCGGCGAACTCTACGAATCGCGCATGCAGATTACCCGTAGCGTGGTCCACGATCTGCGCAATTTTCTGAACGCGTTTTCCATCGCGTTGCAACTGATCGGCCGCGCACCCGCGAAAGCGGACAGCGCGTTGGCGCTCGCGAACCGGCAAGCGGTCGACATGAAACAGCTCGTCGATCAGATGGTCGAGTACTCGGTCGTGCTCGGCGACGGCGCGCCGCTCGTCGCCGAACCGGTGGACCCGCGCGAGCTTTTCGACGAGCTCGTGGCGTCGTCGCGTCCGTCGATCGAGGCCAAGGGTTTGAAGCTGCGCACGGTGTTCGATCCGGCCGTGCCCACCGTGATATCCAACCGGCTGAAGCTCAAACAGATCGCGGTGAATCTGCTGTCCAACGCGACCAAATACACCCGCTCCGGCGAGATCGAATTCGGCTTCGCGATGGCCGGCGCAGACCACTGGTCGATCCGCGTCGCGGACACCGGCGAAGGCATCGCCCTCGCGGATGCCGACCGCGTGTTCGACGAATTCGAACGCGCGGCGGGCGAGGATATTCCGGGCACCGGTCTCGGCCTCGCGATCGTCAAGGAACTGTGCCGCGTGCTGAATGGCCAGATCGATTTTGTTTCGCGTCCCGGCGTGGGCACCACCTTCGACATCCGCTTTCCGCTCGTATTGCAAATCGACGAAACGCAATAG
- a CDS encoding peptidase S10: MKRHERLRGKNPLRQRKLPALGTVAVAALLLAGCGGGDGSSSSGAAASMKQTPAGQQLNAQANAQSQAPGANQTYIDPVAYSLNAGDGLSPSQVSEKAAVMHYQWTQGKTPINYTTTTGHLTATDASGNPEASMSYVAYTVPSTNGAPRPVTFVYNGGPGSSSIWLRLGSFAPTRVATPDPVFGNWPNYPLVDNKDSLIDTTDMVFIDPPGTGLSEAVLPNTNQKYWTTDTDVDIMRDFIQRYLTVNNRASSPIYLYGESYGTPRTDMLALALESAGVHLTGIVLQSAILNYFADAIEAVAITNSTSALALDTDTLAGYFPGYAAVAAYYNQASPAPLSQGLYALQTSLFVTAEYSRLKRYSQAWVLSQLGAPNALGKPVLPNDKTLQAWTIPSGLTMQALQGYFNVNGFSTSLLPGTTIGRYDGRVSLPNSDPRLQSDGDPSDILISQPFTNALATQMPDYLGYTAPNATYMPLNDNIIEVWNFSHDGQPMPDTIPDLLGALTLNPKLKVLSENGFHDLATPFFNTEKQLARLQTVPGINPDLQVNFFPGGHMIYLDDTARPAMKRDLVRFYRGTPMPDALSLWTLPTPWRDESPASEPTATASAGTQLPSQ; this comes from the coding sequence ATGAAACGACACGAGCGTCTTAGAGGCAAGAACCCTCTGCGCCAGCGTAAGCTGCCGGCCCTGGGGACTGTAGCGGTCGCGGCCCTGCTGCTCGCCGGTTGCGGCGGCGGCGACGGCAGTTCGTCCAGCGGCGCCGCGGCGAGCATGAAGCAGACTCCGGCGGGCCAGCAGCTCAATGCCCAGGCCAATGCGCAGTCGCAGGCGCCGGGCGCCAACCAGACTTACATCGACCCGGTCGCCTACTCGCTGAACGCCGGCGACGGCCTCTCGCCCTCCCAGGTCTCGGAGAAGGCGGCGGTCATGCATTACCAGTGGACCCAGGGCAAGACCCCGATCAACTACACGACCACCACCGGTCACCTGACCGCGACGGACGCGAGCGGCAATCCGGAAGCGTCGATGTCGTACGTCGCGTACACGGTGCCGAGCACGAACGGCGCGCCGCGTCCCGTCACCTTCGTCTATAACGGCGGCCCGGGTTCGTCGTCGATCTGGCTGCGGCTCGGCTCGTTCGCGCCGACCCGCGTGGCCACGCCCGATCCGGTGTTCGGCAACTGGCCGAACTATCCGCTGGTCGACAACAAGGACAGCCTGATCGACACCACCGACATGGTCTTCATCGACCCGCCGGGCACGGGCCTGTCCGAAGCGGTGCTGCCGAATACGAACCAGAAGTACTGGACCACCGACACCGACGTCGACATCATGCGCGACTTCATCCAGCGCTATCTGACGGTCAACAATCGCGCCAGCTCGCCGATCTATCTGTACGGCGAGTCGTACGGCACGCCGCGTACCGACATGCTGGCGCTCGCGCTCGAATCGGCCGGCGTGCATCTGACGGGCATCGTGCTGCAGTCCGCGATCCTCAACTATTTCGCGGATGCGATCGAGGCCGTCGCGATCACCAACTCGACAAGCGCGCTCGCGCTGGACACGGACACGCTGGCCGGCTACTTCCCGGGCTATGCGGCGGTTGCCGCGTACTACAACCAGGCATCGCCCGCGCCGCTCAGCCAGGGCCTCTACGCGTTACAGACGAGCCTGTTCGTGACCGCCGAGTACAGCCGTCTGAAGCGCTACTCGCAGGCCTGGGTGCTGAGCCAGCTCGGCGCGCCGAATGCGCTCGGCAAGCCGGTGTTGCCGAACGACAAGACGCTGCAGGCATGGACCATTCCGTCCGGTCTGACGATGCAGGCGCTGCAAGGCTACTTCAACGTCAACGGCTTCTCGACGAGCCTGCTGCCCGGCACGACGATCGGCCGCTACGACGGACGCGTGTCGCTGCCGAATTCGGACCCGCGTCTGCAGAGCGACGGCGATCCGTCCGACATCCTGATCTCGCAGCCGTTCACCAACGCGCTCGCGACGCAGATGCCGGATTACCTCGGCTACACCGCGCCGAACGCGACCTACATGCCGCTGAACGACAACATCATCGAGGTGTGGAATTTCTCGCACGACGGCCAGCCGATGCCTGACACGATCCCCGATCTGCTGGGTGCGCTGACGCTGAATCCGAAGCTGAAGGTGTTGTCGGAAAACGGCTTCCACGATCTGGCCACGCCGTTCTTCAATACGGAGAAGCAACTCGCGCGTCTGCAGACGGTGCCGGGCATCAATCCGGATCTGCAGGTCAACTTCTTCCCGGGCGGCCACATGATCTATCTGGACGACACCGCCCGTCCGGCGATGAAGCGCGATCTGGTGCGCTTCTATCGCGGCACGCCGATGCCCGATGCGCTCTCGCTGTGGACACTGCCGACCCCGTGGCGCGACGAAAGTCCCGCCAGCGAGCCGACCGCCACGGCCAGCGCGGGCACGCAACTGCCGTCGCAATGA
- a CDS encoding 2-oxoglutarate dehydrogenase has product MSLINRLRRLSPLLAVVGLIGSAHALPPQAVAPATPPSGAHGVDGPFFPQNRAVPVAPSTGTALQQQAQQRLEARLGANAALSNGAAVTKTQAQSEGLGYVAKHFDQIDSSHKGSVTLSDVKQYLQQQGR; this is encoded by the coding sequence ATGTCTCTTATCAATAGATTGCGGCGTCTTTCCCCGTTGCTGGCCGTCGTCGGCCTGATCGGCAGCGCGCATGCGTTGCCGCCGCAGGCGGTGGCGCCGGCCACGCCGCCGAGCGGCGCGCATGGCGTCGACGGTCCGTTCTTCCCGCAGAACCGGGCGGTGCCGGTTGCGCCGTCCACCGGCACCGCGTTGCAGCAGCAGGCGCAGCAACGGCTGGAGGCGCGCCTGGGCGCCAATGCCGCGCTGAGCAACGGCGCGGCGGTCACGAAGACGCAGGCGCAAAGCGAAGGGCTCGGCTATGTCGCGAAGCACTTCGATCAGATCGACAGCAGCCATAAAGGCAGCGTGACGTTGAGCGACGTGAAGCAGTATCTGCAGCAGCAGGGACGTTGA